The genomic window TTCAACAACAGAAACGGTAACACCTACTATGGGTTGATATGATTCATCGGTAACTGTCCCTGTAATTTTAGATTGAGAATAGCTCTGATAAATGCATCCGAAGAAGCATAGATAACAATATATTTTTTTTAAAAAAAACAAATTCATCGGCGGTATTTATGAAACTATTTACTTAGATTTACATTGTTATTTATATTTAATCTAAATAAAATTAATGCAAAATTATTGGTTTGTTACTGATCAAAATGACGTTTAATGGATAAAAAAAGACGTGATCAAACTACGGAGATATTTTTAACGAATACTGAGGAGTGTAAGGACTTTTGGCGTTTGCAATTACAAGCGGTGTCTAAATCTGATATTTGTGGAATCCGCCATTTTCGCTATAATTTTATTCCCACGTTTGGTAATGGTTTTTTTGAATTTTACAGCTTTAACGGTGTATACTTAAGCATTATCGATTTTACCTTATTTGATGATCTTAACCTTTCAGGTATTCGTACGGATGAAGTCTTAGAATTTTCTTTTTTACTGGAAGGAGAGCAGATTATTTCACTGACTCATTTAAAAAAAGACTTGATCTATGAAGGCCCCGAGAGCTACTTTAGGTATATCCCTAAAACGGCAGGTAACATTAAAATCCCAAAAGGAAAACGTTTTAAAGAAATTAAAATTAAGTTAGGTGCTAATTTTATTAAAAACCATTCATTAGATCAGGAATATGATTTACAAGAAACCTTTAGGTTAACTACCACTGATACCATTACGCAACCCATTCCTTCTAAAACCCAAGTGTTACTCACTGAAATTTTGGAAGATACCCGTAAGGGCATTCTTAAGCGATTATTTTTAGAATCTAAAGTATTGGAATTATTGTCTTTACAGTTAGATGTTGAAAAGGAAATATCTATAGATCCTACCACGGTTAATACTCAAACCACAAAAAAAATTTATCAAGTACAACAAATTATTTTAGCTAACCTATCCCAACAGGTTTCCATCCAACAATTATCCAAAGAAGTAGGAATAAATGATTTTGTCGTCAAGAAAGAATTTAAACGGGTATTTGGGCAAACTATTTTTGAATATGCCCTACAACAACGTATGGATCATGCACGGAAATTACTACTCCACAGTAAAAAACCCATTTACGAAATTTCCGAACTCGTAGGGTATAAAAATGCCACTCATTTCTCCGCCGCCTTTAAAAAAATCGAAGGAATTACTCCAAAGAAGTTTCGTAGCGAACGTGAGGCTGGGATTGGGTAGTAACCAACCCCACACTCAATTTTCTGCGCTGTGCAGCTGCTAAGATTTCCATTTTCCGTAAATCCGAAGCGTTTGTCTTCATACATGCATCTACCCAAATATCCGTAATATTCAATAATTCTTCTTTTTGCAGTGGATTCACCAGTTTTTTACATTGCATATGATGATATTCAAAATTAAACCGGCAAGCTAGTTTCTGAAGTATATTTCCGCTTGTTGATATCATATTATGTTCTTCAGCAACTTCGTGTATCAAACCCAAAGATTCGAAAAAGCGGGATTTGTAAACGCTTCCGCTACGAATAATCATATCAGCATCGCTATGATTGAGCTTTCGGTAGAGTAAACTATAAGCACCCATTCCCGGAAACAAGTTAAATTTATTTTCTGGTAATCCAAGTTGTGCAGTTTCGTTGGCAATGATAAAGTCATGGGCTAATGCACATTCAAAACCGCCTCCGTAAGCGTTACCTTCAACCTGAGCAAGTGTAATTACCGGAAGGTTAAATCCATTGTAGATATGATAAATAGCGTTGATGCAGAGGTGTGCATACTCTCGAAGCCTATCCACCTGACGATTTATAATACATTCTAAAAAGAAGGGCAAATCCCCTCCTAAATTATAAATCCCTTGATGTTCAGAACCGGAAATAATGAATTGTAAGGGTCGGTCGGGATGCGAAAAATACGCTTGTACCCATCTCGAAAAAACCTCGAATTCTTTTAGTCCGGCAAGGCAGAAATTGGGCATTCCTTTATTTCGGATTTTCCAGGTTAAGGTTTGTTTTTCTTTTTGATAATCCAAAGTAACACATTGAAATTCTTTCATAACTAGAGTTTTTGAAGGATTACGGAACGTTTTTCACCAATTTCGCTTTTCTTTTTCCGGGAAAAAATACGATCAAAGACAAAGCGTTGAAGGATCAGCGTCAGTCCTATAAATGTGGGAATTAAAAGAAGCACTCCGCCAACTCCAAACTGCTGGTACCCCAAGACACCCATGCCCCAACAAATAATCACCCATTGAATGAAGTATATCGTAGTTACACGTTTGCTACAATAGTAAAAAAAAGAAAACAACCTGTTTCCTTTAACTTTAGAAACCAATACATTAGCTAGCCATAATAATACTAAATTAAATCCGGTGAGGTAAAACGTACCTCCAGGTCCCAGATGGAAATAATCGCCAAAATGGTATTCAAAATTATAATAGCAAAGTCCGCCACCTATAAGCATTAATAAGATTCCAGCTACCAACATTCTTTTGAATAAATAAGAGTTACTTTTCTGTTGTTCTTTATACCACATCCCAAAAAATATCCCGATCAGGATAAATGAGAACCATGGGAAAACAGCAAAATATACATTCCACTCCGCACCCCATAACAAATCCAATACATAATCCACTCCGGGAATGCCTAATCGAAATCCATGTACCTCTTTAGTCGTTATAGCAATTAAAACCGCTATGGTTAAAGGCACGTACTTGTTTTTAGAAAAATGATTGATGATTCCCATAAATAATAACGAAAACCCAGCCAATTGTAAAATATCGCCAGTCCCCAGCATATAAACCATATTCGCATACGTTGCCGGAGCTGTCCACCCGTAGGCTTCAATAAAATTATCCGGTACTGTTCCTATCAGGGTAGGTAGTACAAACTTTAAAAAATTCATTAGATATCCTACAGCAAGAATATAACATGCTCTTTTAATAGATAAAACAATACTTTGATTTCGGGATAAAATAAAAGATACCCCCATTGCAATCAAAAACATCGGCGTGCCTTTACCAATAAAATGTACAGCTGCTCCCAACCAGGTTTCGGTTTGGGTAGGTACATCTCCATAAATCCAAAGCGTATGAACAATTACGACCATGAGTACACTGATCCCACGGGCAAGATCAATGGCTTTGATTCGCTTAAATTTTTGAGGTGTTTTGTTTGTTACTATTTTTGTTTCCATAGGGTTATGCTATTGTGTTTTTAAAAGAAGCAATGGGATTTTTTATGGTGCCTTCGATAATCAAGCTTTCAATCGGATCTGCCAGGTTGAGCATTTGTTTGGTATTACGTAATTGTAAGCGATTTAGGCAACAACGACCAAATTCGGGCATAAAGAGATCGTAACGTTCAAATTGCTTTTGTAAATGTTTGTTTTCAGCTTGATAGGTATGAACAGTTGTAGCAACTTGTTTCCAGAAACCTATTTCTGAAAATTGTAGCTGCTCTTCCAAAATCACACTTAAAAACCGGAAAAAACCGTCAAAAATATCGGTGAATAGGGATAAGACCTTCATTTCATCTGAAGCCGGAGTAAATACCCGTTGTACGGCTTCGGGCAATACAAGTTCCGGATCAAAAACAATAATTTCTTCGGTGATATCTTTCATTAAGATTCGAACAGGAACCTGATCTTCCATAATCAAAATTATATTTTCGCCATGCGGAATAAAAACCAACTCGTAAGCATAAAAACAATGTAATAGAGGTTTTAGATACGCATCAAGATAGGTTTGTAGCCAATCTTGAGGAGAAATTCTAGAAGCTTTAATCATGGCTGCTATCAACGCATTTCCTTCTTTGTCACGGTGAATTAACGCTGCCATGGTCATAACGTTTTGGTGCTGTTTAATTTTTTGCTGCGGACTTTCCCGCCATAAAGCAGACAACATTTTATTATGCGGATTGGATCGACCTAAGCTTTGGTAATACGTATTTTCAAAACCCACCGTTGCTACTTCTCCTAACATATCGAATCCGGTTCGTTTTAGATAGGTGTCGTTCCCTAACAAATCTGTAATCCAGGTGGTGATTTCCGGGGTGGTTTTCATATAATAAGGTGACAACCCCCGCATAAATCCCATGTTTAAAATAGATAATGCCGTTTTTACGTACATGTTATCGGGATGGGTCTGGCTAAAGAGAGTTCTGATAGATTGTTGGGCTACATAAGCATCCTTACTTTCTCCCAAATACACCAATTTTTGATTGGCTAAATCGGTGGCAAACACTTGTTGAATTTTATGATTCCATTGCCAGGGATGTACCGGGATAAATATATAGTCTTGAATAGGTAATCTAAGAGTTTTTAAAACGGAATTGAATTCTGCTATCTTTTCTACCCCCAATTCCTTATGCATCATCGCATTGTAACCAAATCCGGAAACGGAAGCATAGGTAGTTTTTGATATATGACCCGCCAACCAGCAGATATGAAAAGGTTGATGTACTTCGGGAGCGTATTGCAGATATTCGGTACGGCTAAACCCAATCCTACCATTATTAGCAACAAAAACGGGATGCCCTTCGGTCATAGATTGTTCGATCTTCTGGAAAGAAGCATTTGCTAAATCCTTTGCTGTACATTGTTGATGTATTTTTTTATAGATCGCACTATTTAGCGTACTGGAAATTTCTTCGAGGTATACCGGCAAGCAGTCATCAGTAATACCTAAAACCTTCTGAAATTCTATAAAAAATGATAAGGCTTCTACCTTTATTATTTCCGAATTTTTAAACTTTTGAAGGCTATCAGCAGCAATACTCCAATGATCCAGCGCGTATTTTTTTGCTTTAAATTGATAGTAAATCTCGAGAGTTCCTGTTTTTAGAATATATGTCCCGTCTTCCTGCGATTCCGGTTGCAGAAGTAACTCATGAGCAAATTCGCTGATTGCTTTAGCGACTAATTCTTTATTTGACAGGTTCCAGTATTCAACAGAAGTACCGTAAGAAGTTTTTTTAGGGTTTTTTTCTGAAACTTCATTGATTTGCAAAATCTCAAGGGCATCTTTGAAAGTTTGTCGGCTACAAATGGCAAGGCCTGCTTTTTTCTCAGGTAAATCAATCTCTTTTATATATTGAAATCCG from Aquimarina sp. ERC-38 includes these protein-coding regions:
- a CDS encoding AraC family transcriptional regulator; this translates as MDKKRRDQTTEIFLTNTEECKDFWRLQLQAVSKSDICGIRHFRYNFIPTFGNGFFEFYSFNGVYLSIIDFTLFDDLNLSGIRTDEVLEFSFLLEGEQIISLTHLKKDLIYEGPESYFRYIPKTAGNIKIPKGKRFKEIKIKLGANFIKNHSLDQEYDLQETFRLTTTDTITQPIPSKTQVLLTEILEDTRKGILKRLFLESKVLELLSLQLDVEKEISIDPTTVNTQTTKKIYQVQQIILANLSQQVSIQQLSKEVGINDFVVKKEFKRVFGQTIFEYALQQRMDHARKLLLHSKKPIYEISELVGYKNATHFSAAFKKIEGITPKKFRSEREAGIG
- a CDS encoding heparan-alpha-glucosaminide N-acetyltransferase domain-containing protein codes for the protein METKIVTNKTPQKFKRIKAIDLARGISVLMVVIVHTLWIYGDVPTQTETWLGAAVHFIGKGTPMFLIAMGVSFILSRNQSIVLSIKRACYILAVGYLMNFLKFVLPTLIGTVPDNFIEAYGWTAPATYANMVYMLGTGDILQLAGFSLLFMGIINHFSKNKYVPLTIAVLIAITTKEVHGFRLGIPGVDYVLDLLWGAEWNVYFAVFPWFSFILIGIFFGMWYKEQQKSNSYLFKRMLVAGILLMLIGGGLCYYNFEYHFGDYFHLGPGGTFYLTGFNLVLLWLANVLVSKVKGNRLFSFFYYCSKRVTTIYFIQWVIICWGMGVLGYQQFGVGGVLLLIPTFIGLTLILQRFVFDRIFSRKKKSEIGEKRSVILQKL
- a CDS encoding crotonase/enoyl-CoA hydratase family protein, which codes for MKEFQCVTLDYQKEKQTLTWKIRNKGMPNFCLAGLKEFEVFSRWVQAYFSHPDRPLQFIISGSEHQGIYNLGGDLPFFLECIINRQVDRLREYAHLCINAIYHIYNGFNLPVITLAQVEGNAYGGGFECALAHDFIIANETAQLGLPENKFNLFPGMGAYSLLYRKLNHSDADMIIRSGSVYKSRFFESLGLIHEVAEEHNMISTSGNILQKLACRFNFEYHHMQCKKLVNPLQKEELLNITDIWVDACMKTNASDLRKMEILAAAQRRKLSVGLVTTQSQPHVRYETSLE
- a CDS encoding GNAT family N-acetyltransferase, whose product is MQTISTSLPIIYTQKIPDLGSIELRPFSLEEDLPMIYKWVTQDYASFWGMQYKSYDEVQGEYITALAKSDYKIFIGLFNGKPSFLLEKYKVSEDRIRNYYQAEAGDYGMHILVAPPVQRIQNFTWTVFKTVVEFFFSQPEVIRMVVEPDINNEKIHRLNKKAGFQYIKEIDLPEKKAGLAICSRQTFKDALEILQINEVSEKNPKKTSYGTSVEYWNLSNKELVAKAISEFAHELLLQPESQEDGTYILKTGTLEIYYQFKAKKYALDHWSIAADSLQKFKNSEIIKVEALSFFIEFQKVLGITDDCLPVYLEEISSTLNSAIYKKIHQQCTAKDLANASFQKIEQSMTEGHPVFVANNGRIGFSRTEYLQYAPEVHQPFHICWLAGHISKTTYASVSGFGYNAMMHKELGVEKIAEFNSVLKTLRLPIQDYIFIPVHPWQWNHKIQQVFATDLANQKLVYLGESKDAYVAQQSIRTLFSQTHPDNMYVKTALSILNMGFMRGLSPYYMKTTPEITTWITDLLGNDTYLKRTGFDMLGEVATVGFENTYYQSLGRSNPHNKMLSALWRESPQQKIKQHQNVMTMAALIHRDKEGNALIAAMIKASRISPQDWLQTYLDAYLKPLLHCFYAYELVFIPHGENIILIMEDQVPVRILMKDITEEIIVFDPELVLPEAVQRVFTPASDEMKVLSLFTDIFDGFFRFLSVILEEQLQFSEIGFWKQVATTVHTYQAENKHLQKQFERYDLFMPEFGRCCLNRLQLRNTKQMLNLADPIESLIIEGTIKNPIASFKNTIA